A region of candidate division KSB1 bacterium DNA encodes the following proteins:
- a CDS encoding DUF4145 domain-containing protein encodes MNNNIPYTPPKFNTDGFNCPHCHAYADQHFGMTIMTVGERNYGLIQKYWASRCMRCSEFALWINEKLVYPTTQTAPAPNPDLPDDIKTDYDEAREILDKSPRGAAALLRLGIQKLCKELGEPGKNINADIGTLVEKGLSPKIQQALDILRVVGNHAVHPCQIDLDDKDDVAQKLFLILKILSTPNLNHIQIHETQQVRECFLSPYLARLILTS; translated from the coding sequence ATGAACAACAATATTCCTTATACACCTCCCAAGTTTAATACAGATGGCTTCAATTGCCCTCACTGTCATGCTTATGCAGACCAGCATTTTGGAATGACCATTATGACGGTTGGCGAAAGAAACTATGGGCTTATTCAGAAATATTGGGCCAGCCGATGTATGAGGTGTTCAGAGTTCGCCTTGTGGATCAACGAAAAATTAGTGTACCCTACCACCCAAACTGCTCCAGCTCCAAACCCTGATCTTCCTGACGATATCAAAACTGACTACGACGAGGCCAGAGAAATACTGGACAAGTCTCCTCGAGGAGCAGCTGCTTTATTGCGCCTAGGTATACAAAAACTTTGTAAGGAACTTGGTGAACCCGGAAAAAATATAAATGCCGATATCGGTACTCTGGTGGAAAAAGGGCTTTCGCCAAAGATTCAACAAGCTCTGGATATATTAAGGGTTGTTGGAAACCACGCAGTGCATCCTTGTCAGATTGATTTGGATGACAAAGACGACGTTGCACAAAAGCTATTTCTAATATTGAAGATTCTATCGACGCCAAATCTCAACCATATCCAAATCCACGAAACACAACAAGTAAGAGAATGCTTCCTGTCACCCTACCTTGCACGGTTGATATTGACGTCATGA
- a CDS encoding aldehyde dehydrogenase family protein — protein sequence MNPEITRIFELQLANKRKIRQTSAEERIQKINRLMEAINDRLPELKKAVFEDLGKPPAEAMLSEVYPVTTEIKTMRRKLAKWMHPKHVRAPIALLGSKNEIHLEPKGVVLIMAPWNFPFQLAMSPLMSAIAAGNCVMLKPSEISANTSKFIKSLIDDVFEQNEVAVFEGDAEVGKALLELPFNHILFTGSTSVGKKVMAAAAKHLSSVTLELGGKSPVIIDKTADIKEAAKRITWGKFLNAGQTCIAPDYVLVPKKQLDEFVDKSKKHIQKLYGKKAVNNNMDYCRIIDEKAFTRLKNLVDEALKSGAAIQIGGEFTDEHFIAPTLMTNVSLDSGIMKEEIFGPILPILPYDSIEDALDMINSKPNPLALYIFSKDKEINRQILQNTSAGDTVINDVVVHFSNINLPFGGSNHSGIGKSHGFAGFKAFSHERSVMHQPRFSMVKLLYPPYSAITKKIIDLTVKYF from the coding sequence ATGAATCCAGAGATCACCAGGATATTCGAGCTTCAACTGGCAAATAAAAGAAAAATCAGGCAGACAAGTGCGGAAGAACGCATCCAAAAGATAAACCGTTTGATGGAAGCAATAAACGATCGTCTGCCGGAACTAAAAAAAGCTGTCTTTGAAGATCTGGGAAAACCACCTGCAGAAGCCATGTTAAGTGAAGTTTACCCGGTAACTACAGAAATTAAAACGATGCGACGCAAATTAGCAAAGTGGATGCATCCCAAACATGTGCGGGCGCCAATTGCACTGTTGGGTTCAAAGAATGAAATCCACCTTGAACCCAAAGGTGTGGTTTTAATTATGGCGCCCTGGAATTTCCCGTTCCAGCTGGCAATGAGTCCATTGATGTCGGCCATTGCTGCCGGTAATTGTGTGATGTTAAAACCATCTGAAATAAGTGCAAACACCTCGAAATTTATTAAGAGTTTGATTGATGATGTTTTTGAACAAAATGAAGTAGCTGTTTTTGAAGGGGATGCTGAGGTTGGCAAGGCGTTGCTAGAGCTCCCTTTCAACCATATTCTTTTCACAGGAAGTACATCGGTTGGAAAAAAAGTAATGGCTGCGGCCGCCAAACATCTATCTTCCGTCACATTGGAATTGGGTGGCAAATCACCGGTAATCATCGATAAAACTGCAGACATTAAAGAAGCGGCAAAAAGGATTACATGGGGCAAATTTCTAAATGCCGGGCAGACCTGTATCGCTCCGGACTATGTTCTGGTGCCGAAGAAACAGCTTGATGAATTTGTAGACAAATCCAAAAAGCATATTCAAAAACTTTATGGGAAAAAGGCTGTCAATAACAACATGGATTATTGCCGCATCATTGATGAAAAGGCCTTTACCCGGCTCAAGAATTTGGTTGATGAAGCCTTGAAAAGCGGTGCGGCTATTCAAATAGGTGGAGAATTTACAGATGAACATTTCATAGCCCCCACACTTATGACGAATGTCAGCCTGGATTCCGGCATTATGAAGGAGGAAATTTTTGGGCCAATTTTACCAATCCTACCTTATGATTCAATTGAAGATGCATTGGATATGATCAATTCCAAACCCAATCCATTGGCACTATATATTTTTTCAAAAGACAAAGAAATTAACCGGCAAATCCTCCAAAATACTTCAGCAGGAGATACGGTGATCAATGATGTGGTGGTACATTTCAGCAATATTAATTTACCTTTCGGAGGTTCCAATCATAGTGGAATTGGAAAATCTCACGGTTTCGCCGGATTTAAAGCCTTTTCTCATGAGCGATCGGTAATGCATCAACCAAGATTCAGCATGGTAAAGTTGTTATATCCTCCCTATTCCGCCATCACAAAAAAAATTATCGACCTCACCGTAAAATATTTTTAA
- a CDS encoding peroxidase-related enzyme (This protein belongs to a clade of uncharacterized proteins related to peroxidases such as the alkylhydroperoxidase AhpD.), which yields MSWIKTISYQNATGKLKALYDRIKGPNDYLDNILKVHSLRPHTLEGHMKLYKNVLHHLDNQLPKWLLEAIGVYVSLLNSCEYCVQHHFQGMRKLLNDDTRSNVIFTALKQEDPASAFHDKELAIFNYAAKLTKSPNSVSENDVKDLRESGFSDEEILEINQVVSYFAYANRTVLGLGVNTDGDIIGLSPSDSDNPNNWQHK from the coding sequence ATGAGCTGGATCAAAACCATTTCTTACCAGAATGCAACCGGCAAGCTGAAAGCACTATACGACCGCATCAAAGGTCCAAATGATTATCTGGATAATATCCTGAAAGTCCATAGCCTGAGGCCTCATACTCTCGAGGGCCATATGAAACTGTATAAAAATGTTCTTCATCATCTCGATAACCAACTTCCGAAATGGCTGCTGGAAGCAATTGGTGTTTATGTCAGCCTGCTAAATAGTTGTGAGTATTGTGTCCAGCATCATTTCCAGGGAATGCGTAAACTGCTAAATGATGATACACGGTCAAATGTTATTTTTACTGCATTGAAGCAAGAAGATCCGGCTTCTGCCTTTCACGACAAAGAGCTTGCCATTTTCAATTATGCTGCCAAACTGACAAAATCCCCGAATAGTGTTTCCGAGAACGATGTGAAAGATTTACGAGAGTCAGGGTTTAGCGATGAAGAGATTTTGGAAATCAACCAGGTGGTTAGCTATTTTGCTTATGCTAATCGAACTGTGCTGGGCTTGGGTGTAAACACAGATGGAGATATCATCGGTCTCTCACCCAGCGACTCTGACAATCCAAACAATTGGCAGCACAAATAA
- a CDS encoding nuclear transport factor 2 family protein, producing the protein MNKKGISIIGILLLLAFIGCAQSIDMDAEKASIEEALSNCYHAVQDQDWAALAAVSTDDMMHYNHMGDKWNMEDLKGFFTDHITNHTINISNVNIHVSGDGSLAWATVDEATEYQFDGNPVKENAIFTFIFEKEGTDWKVAHFHRSMPSPTM; encoded by the coding sequence ATGAATAAAAAAGGAATTTCTATAATTGGAATTCTTCTATTGCTTGCCTTTATTGGTTGCGCCCAGTCTATCGATATGGACGCAGAAAAAGCAAGCATCGAAGAAGCGTTGAGCAATTGTTATCATGCCGTTCAAGACCAGGATTGGGCAGCGTTGGCAGCTGTAAGCACTGATGATATGATGCATTACAACCATATGGGCGACAAATGGAATATGGAAGATTTAAAAGGATTTTTCACAGATCATATTACCAATCACACGATTAATATTAGCAATGTCAACATTCATGTATCCGGAGATGGAAGTCTTGCCTGGGCAACGGTTGACGAAGCCACGGAATATCAATTTGATGGAAATCCGGTAAAGGAAAATGCCATTTTCACTTTTATCTTTGAAAAAGAAGGCACGGACTGGAAGGTTGCGCACTTCCATCGTTCAATGCCTTCGCCGACAATGTAA
- the menB gene encoding 1,4-dihydroxy-2-naphthoyl-CoA synthase — protein sequence MNQISWQDAGSFKDIKYQKWQGIAKIIINRPQVRNAFRPLTIKEMSQAFNDARDDSDIGVVILTGEGKEAFCSGGDQKVRGDAGYVDDKGIARLNVLDLQRQIRTLPKAVIAMVAGYAIGGGHILHLICDLTIAADNAIFGQTGPKVGSFDGGYGASYMARIVGQKKAREIWFLCRQYNAEEALEMGLVNRVVPYEDLEQETIQWCSEILSNSPMAIRCLKAALNADCDGQAGLQELAGNATLLFYMTEEGQEGRNAFLEKRKPDFSKFKRYP from the coding sequence ATGAATCAAATTTCGTGGCAAGATGCCGGTTCTTTTAAAGATATCAAATATCAAAAATGGCAGGGCATCGCAAAAATAATCATTAATCGGCCCCAGGTCAGAAATGCTTTCCGGCCTCTGACCATAAAAGAGATGTCACAGGCATTTAATGATGCCAGGGATGATTCCGATATTGGGGTGGTCATTTTAACCGGCGAGGGCAAAGAGGCATTCTGTTCAGGGGGAGATCAAAAAGTCCGTGGAGATGCCGGGTATGTGGATGACAAAGGTATTGCCAGGCTGAATGTCCTGGATCTGCAGCGCCAGATTAGAACCTTGCCCAAAGCAGTAATTGCCATGGTGGCGGGGTATGCCATTGGTGGCGGTCATATTCTCCATCTTATATGTGATTTGACCATAGCTGCGGACAATGCAATATTTGGGCAAACCGGTCCAAAAGTAGGTTCTTTCGACGGTGGTTATGGCGCTAGTTATATGGCGCGTATTGTGGGGCAGAAGAAGGCCCGGGAAATTTGGTTCTTGTGCCGGCAATATAATGCGGAAGAAGCTTTGGAAATGGGCTTGGTAAACCGGGTGGTGCCATACGAAGATTTAGAGCAGGAAACCATCCAATGGTGTTCTGAAATTTTGAGCAATAGCCCTATGGCAATTCGGTGCTTAAAAGCAGCCTTAAATGCCGATTGTGACGGGCAAGCTGGATTGCAGGAACTAGCCGGTAATGCGACTTTACTTTTTTACATGACTGAAGAAGGCCAGGAAGGGAGAAATGCTTTTCTCGAAAAGCGGAAGCCGGATTTTTCAAAATTCAAACGGTATCCATAA
- a CDS encoding 1,4-dihydroxy-2-naphthoate polyprenyltransferase has translation MNSNSQQYTQWQIWLLAARPKTLWAGIIPVLMGGAMAFDASKFHVLAFCAALAGSVFIQIGTNFANDLFDYLKQTDTQDRIGPMRVTQAGLVSPKKMKFAILIIFGLAVLIGLYLVIRGGFPVLAIGILSLLFGILYTAGPYPLGYTGWADVFVLLFFGPVAVAGTYYVNALELNKMAILAGVSAGMISTAILTVNNLRDYETDKKTGKRSLAVRFGKKFAKIEYLILLIGALFFPIFISITDPVHSPVLISLLSIFMMIPSIKKVFLIEGPELNQVLAQTGKALALFGILFSIGWNL, from the coding sequence ATGAATTCAAATTCACAACAATATACACAATGGCAAATCTGGCTGCTTGCAGCCAGACCCAAGACTCTCTGGGCGGGAATTATACCGGTACTCATGGGCGGTGCAATGGCTTTTGATGCTTCCAAGTTTCATGTACTGGCTTTTTGTGCAGCTTTGGCAGGTTCGGTATTTATCCAAATAGGTACTAACTTTGCAAATGATCTTTTTGATTATTTAAAACAAACTGATACCCAGGATCGAATCGGACCTATGCGTGTAACTCAGGCTGGATTGGTCTCGCCAAAAAAAATGAAATTTGCTATTCTAATTATATTTGGATTAGCAGTACTCATTGGATTGTACCTGGTTATTCGTGGCGGATTTCCTGTTTTAGCCATTGGAATTCTGTCTTTGTTATTTGGTATTTTATATACTGCGGGTCCATATCCGCTGGGTTATACCGGCTGGGCGGATGTTTTTGTCCTTTTATTTTTTGGGCCGGTTGCAGTTGCGGGTACGTATTATGTGAATGCCCTTGAATTAAACAAAATGGCAATTTTGGCAGGTGTTTCGGCCGGGATGATATCCACCGCTATTCTTACTGTTAATAACTTAAGAGACTATGAAACTGATAAAAAAACAGGGAAACGAAGTTTGGCTGTCAGATTTGGAAAGAAATTTGCGAAAATAGAATATCTCATTTTATTAATAGGCGCTTTATTCTTTCCAATCTTTATTTCGATTACTGATCCCGTTCATTCTCCGGTTTTGATTTCACTACTTTCTATTTTTATGATGATTCCTTCAATTAAAAAGGTCTTTCTAATTGAAGGGCCAGAATTAAACCAGGTTTTAGCCCAGACCGGAAAAGCACTCGCTTTATTTGGTATTCTTTTTTCAATTGGTTGGAACTTGTAA
- the menE gene encoding o-succinylbenzoate--CoA ligase, translated as MSNTDSYFTCPIADKAISIPDTIAVTDGEKEISYTQCHCLIDQKVRNLKNIGISKSHRVAFLSANSIEFIIHIFALMRIGASFVPINLRWSRETWQKIVKETECKTIFADSNHYDLANSLDLEVYQLRNEMTPEDLEKGRADENLRDLDLESEVSVIYTSGSSGSPKGVRLSNGNFYFNALGSNQNIPLVSGDTWLASTPFFHVSGLAILFRCFLAGKTVFVTNDLSSDSLQKCLTGFKITHISLVPVQLEKIIEDNPSGLNDIKCVLLGGAHINKKLIEKCIQLQLPVYATYGMTETASQIATTSIKDAQSKMGAAVKPLPYLKIRIENEKGDSVASPNVGQIAIRGKVVFKGYLSGDSENTDHTWFRTGDYGFLDNDGYLHLVGRKDDMIISGGENIYPEEIEKVANRFPGIKNCVVIGVENKEWGERPFLFIEKEKDHQFSLDQLNRFLRTNLVKLHVPDEVFMVEEIPRTPIGKFDKEKLKQLVRSQIC; from the coding sequence ATGTCTAATACAGATTCATACTTCACATGCCCAATCGCAGATAAGGCCATTAGTATACCTGATACAATTGCTGTAACCGATGGTGAAAAGGAAATATCTTATACACAATGTCATTGTTTAATCGATCAAAAAGTAAGGAATCTTAAAAACATCGGGATTTCAAAAAGCCATCGAGTTGCATTTTTGAGCGCAAACTCAATTGAATTTATTATTCATATTTTTGCTCTCATGCGTATTGGGGCATCTTTCGTCCCAATCAATTTACGATGGTCACGGGAAACCTGGCAAAAAATCGTCAAAGAAACGGAATGTAAAACGATATTTGCAGATTCCAATCACTATGACTTAGCAAATAGCTTGGATTTAGAGGTTTATCAGTTACGAAATGAAATGACGCCAGAAGATTTGGAAAAAGGTCGGGCAGACGAAAATCTACGCGATTTGGATCTTGAATCAGAAGTTTCTGTAATTTATACATCTGGTAGCAGTGGATCTCCAAAGGGTGTCAGACTATCAAATGGCAATTTTTATTTTAATGCGCTTGGATCGAATCAAAATATCCCACTTGTGTCCGGGGATACCTGGTTGGCTTCGACCCCATTTTTTCATGTAAGCGGCCTGGCTATTCTGTTTCGTTGCTTTTTAGCCGGAAAAACCGTTTTTGTTACTAATGATCTCAGCAGTGATTCTCTCCAAAAATGTTTAACTGGTTTCAAAATAACCCATATTTCGCTTGTTCCGGTTCAATTGGAAAAAATAATTGAGGATAACCCTTCAGGGCTAAATGATATTAAATGTGTTTTACTGGGTGGCGCTCACATTAACAAAAAGTTAATCGAAAAATGTATACAACTTCAACTCCCTGTATACGCTACATATGGTATGACAGAAACAGCTTCACAAATAGCAACAACGTCAATTAAGGATGCACAGAGTAAAATGGGTGCCGCAGTAAAACCTTTACCTTATCTTAAAATTCGTATTGAAAACGAAAAAGGAGATTCTGTTGCTAGCCCTAATGTTGGGCAGATAGCCATTAGGGGAAAGGTCGTATTTAAAGGATATCTTTCCGGTGATTCGGAAAATACAGATCATACATGGTTTCGTACTGGTGATTATGGCTTTTTAGATAATGATGGCTATTTGCATCTTGTTGGAAGAAAAGATGACATGATTATTTCAGGAGGCGAAAATATTTATCCTGAAGAAATCGAAAAAGTCGCAAATCGTTTTCCGGGTATAAAAAATTGTGTTGTGATTGGAGTCGAAAATAAGGAGTGGGGAGAGCGTCCTTTCTTATTTATAGAGAAAGAAAAAGATCACCAATTTTCATTGGATCAATTAAATCGATTTCTCAGGACGAATTTAGTGAAATTACACGTGCCGGACGAGGTCTTTATGGTGGAGGAAATTCCACGCACTCCTATTGGAAAATTTGACAAAGAGAAACTTAAACAGCTAGTCAGGAGTCAAATATGTTAA
- a CDS encoding metallophosphoesterase, which translates to MLIGIMSDSHDNLPALSKAVTLFNERAVEAVLHAGDLISPFTAKIMKKLQMEMFITFGNNDGEKLGLKALYGDAIHRPPLELTLDHKKIVLLHEPDNLGAIVASKYYDLIVYGHTHEIDVREEKPLVVNPGECGGWVTGNSTVTIWNTSTDKVEVIEL; encoded by the coding sequence ATGTTAATTGGAATTATGAGTGATAGTCATGACAATTTACCTGCTTTGTCAAAAGCGGTTACCTTATTTAATGAAAGGGCAGTTGAAGCCGTGCTTCATGCAGGAGATTTAATTTCTCCGTTTACAGCTAAAATAATGAAAAAACTACAAATGGAAATGTTTATTACTTTTGGCAATAACGATGGTGAAAAATTAGGGTTAAAAGCGCTATATGGTGATGCCATTCACCGGCCGCCGTTAGAATTAACTTTGGATCATAAGAAAATTGTTTTATTGCATGAACCGGACAATTTGGGTGCGATTGTTGCAAGTAAATATTATGATTTAATTGTTTATGGGCATACACATGAAATTGACGTCCGGGAAGAAAAACCGCTTGTAGTAAATCCCGGAGAATGCGGAGGATGGGTTACCGGAAACTCTACTGTAACGATTTGGAACACATCTACCGATAAAGTAGAAGTAATTGAATTATGA
- a CDS encoding patatin-like phospholipase family protein, translating into MKNNGNSGHPRVGLALGGGGARGLAQIGVLKVLVRENIPIDLITGTSMGSVLGGTYAFFGDAQKLEEVCLEYFPKIPQLEGMGNFRRLPQSQKDTFSRVFNFLKKLYILKMGTSRIALIDNKVIKDLLDEVFKEYTFADLKVPFTAVATDLRNGEEVLIQHGQLVPALLASSAIPGIFEPVELNGRLLVDGNVTSQVPVLASRRLGADMVIAVNVEANIKDGKFRNGMEILFHVDDLRAAELNRIKLLEADVIINPMIGHLNWANFSKIKDCIRAGEIATELVLPKIRKRLDQLTPKFWQKIFKPISKREAKYPATLDKINFL; encoded by the coding sequence ATGAAGAACAACGGAAATTCCGGGCATCCCCGGGTCGGTTTAGCGCTAGGAGGGGGAGGTGCACGCGGTCTGGCCCAGATTGGCGTTTTGAAAGTCTTGGTTAGGGAAAATATTCCAATTGACTTAATTACCGGTACAAGTATGGGATCGGTATTAGGTGGGACCTATGCATTTTTTGGCGATGCTCAAAAACTAGAAGAGGTTTGTTTAGAGTATTTTCCAAAAATTCCACAACTGGAGGGAATGGGAAATTTTAGGAGATTGCCGCAATCCCAAAAAGATACCTTTAGTCGAGTATTTAATTTTCTAAAAAAGTTATACATCCTCAAAATGGGTACATCTCGTATTGCATTAATTGATAATAAAGTAATCAAAGATCTTCTTGATGAAGTTTTTAAAGAATACACTTTTGCCGATTTAAAAGTACCCTTTACTGCAGTCGCTACCGATTTACGAAATGGCGAAGAAGTGCTCATACAACATGGTCAATTAGTCCCGGCTCTTCTGGCCAGCTCTGCCATCCCTGGCATTTTCGAACCGGTCGAATTAAATGGCAGGTTATTAGTTGATGGTAATGTTACCAGCCAGGTTCCGGTATTGGCATCGAGAAGGTTAGGTGCCGATATGGTGATTGCGGTTAATGTTGAAGCCAATATTAAAGATGGTAAATTCAGGAATGGCATGGAAATCCTTTTCCATGTTGATGATTTGCGTGCGGCTGAATTAAACCGGATCAAGCTTTTGGAAGCGGATGTGATTATCAATCCCATGATTGGTCATTTAAACTGGGCAAATTTTTCAAAAATTAAAGATTGTATCCGTGCGGGCGAAATAGCAACCGAATTGGTTCTACCAAAAATACGGAAGAGATTGGATCAATTAACTCCAAAATTTTGGCAAAAGATATTTAAACCAATCTCCAAACGAGAAGCTAAATACCCTGCAACGCTTGATAAAATTAATTTTTTATAA